A portion of the Limosilactobacillus reuteri genome contains these proteins:
- a CDS encoding VRR-NUC domain-containing protein, which translates to MLEKRIETAFVKAAQSRGGLCLKFVSPSMAGVPDRIVLLPDGHLGFVEMKAPGKHPRPLQVQKLMQLKQLGFQVFVCDQFDQIGGMLDAIQAA; encoded by the coding sequence ATGTTAGAAAAACGAATCGAAACAGCTTTTGTGAAAGCAGCTCAAAGTCGCGGCGGTTTATGCCTGAAGTTCGTTTCGCCATCAATGGCTGGAGTTCCCGATCGAATTGTCCTTTTACCTGATGGTCATCTGGGCTTCGTGGAGATGAAGGCTCCTGGTAAGCATCCCCGCCCGCTGCAGGTACAAAAACTAATGCAATTAAAACAACTTGGCTTTCAAGTCTTCGTTTGCGATCAATTCGATCAGATTGGAGGAATGCTTGATGCAATACAAGCCGCATGA
- a CDS encoding HNH endonuclease: MPYSPKKPCRYPGCPRLTHNTYCDVHAKQVSSHYNRYQRPKRSRPRYHRGWPKIRQRYLLHHPFCEMCLSQGRYTKATEVHHVLPLEHGGTNEFKNLMALCKPCHSRITAQMDDRWHKAPRQYHY; encoded by the coding sequence ATGCCTTACTCACCCAAGAAACCTTGTCGTTACCCCGGCTGCCCGCGACTAACCCACAACACTTATTGTGACGTCCATGCTAAGCAAGTCAGTTCTCACTACAATCGTTACCAACGACCAAAACGTAGTCGTCCGCGCTATCATCGTGGCTGGCCAAAGATCAGACAAAGGTACCTACTCCACCATCCCTTCTGTGAGATGTGCCTGAGCCAAGGAAGGTATACCAAGGCTACCGAAGTCCATCACGTTCTGCCCTTAGAGCACGGTGGCACCAACGAGTTCAAAAACCTGATGGCATTATGCAAACCATGTCATTCCCGCATCACCGCTCAGATGGATGATCGTTGGCACAAAGCACCACGTCAATATCATTACTAA
- a CDS encoding DUF5049 domain-containing protein, whose translation MNRIKDELAKRNRIYRQVLKIRNTGEANMFDVENVKRLAYYYNCHDLIDYLNTDRAGYVNLILTGKFN comes from the coding sequence ATGAACCGTATCAAAGATGAATTGGCCAAGCGTAATCGAATCTACCGACAAGTGCTTAAAATCCGCAACACTGGTGAAGCCAATATGTTTGATGTGGAAAATGTCAAAAGACTGGCATACTACTATAACTGCCATGACTTAATCGATTACTTGAATACTGACCGCGCCGGATACGTAAATTTGATATTAACTGGCAAGTTTAATTAA
- a CDS encoding DEAD/DEAH box helicase — MQYKPHEYQQYATQFILDHPVAAILLDMGLGKSVITLTAIKQLIQEGKVHRVLVVAPLRVAKQTWPEEIEKWDHLKGLTYSVVTGSRTQRIKALQQDVNIYIINRENLKWLIESSGMHFDYDMLVIDELSSFKSYRSQRFKALTRVRPLIKRVVGLTGTPSSNGLMDLWAEFRVLDMGKRLGRFISYYRTNYFDPDKRNMYQVFTYKPKPGAEQSIYRAIDDITISMKSQDYLDLPPLTMNTVPVKMSNNEQAIYDELKTQLVISTHGKQIDALNAASLSNKLCQMANGCVYDNQQQVVQIHQRKLDALEDLIEAANGKPVLIAYWFKHDLAQIKQCFKIREIKVTKDIQDWNAGRIPLALIHPASAVHGLNLQAGGATLIWYGLTWSLELYQQTNARLWRQGQRQHVVIHHIITEVTIDENILAALKHKDKTQLALINAVKANLKGSVCV, encoded by the coding sequence ATGCAATACAAGCCGCATGAATATCAGCAATACGCTACTCAGTTCATTCTGGATCATCCTGTTGCTGCGATCCTGCTCGACATGGGCCTTGGCAAAAGTGTCATTACCCTCACGGCTATTAAGCAGCTCATTCAGGAAGGCAAGGTTCACCGGGTCCTAGTTGTGGCGCCGCTAAGAGTTGCTAAACAAACCTGGCCGGAAGAAATTGAAAAGTGGGACCACTTAAAAGGCCTTACCTACTCTGTTGTCACTGGTTCTAGGACACAAAGAATCAAAGCACTACAACAAGATGTCAACATTTATATCATCAACCGGGAAAACTTGAAATGGCTAATTGAATCCTCTGGTATGCACTTTGATTACGATATGCTGGTGATCGATGAACTCTCCAGTTTCAAGTCTTACCGTTCCCAACGTTTTAAAGCGCTGACGCGAGTACGCCCTCTGATTAAACGTGTAGTTGGTTTAACCGGAACACCATCCTCTAATGGGCTAATGGATCTGTGGGCTGAATTCCGGGTGCTTGATATGGGAAAAAGACTTGGCCGCTTCATCTCATACTACCGGACTAATTACTTTGATCCCGACAAGCGCAATATGTATCAAGTCTTCACTTACAAGCCAAAGCCGGGTGCTGAGCAGAGTATTTACCGGGCCATTGATGACATCACCATCTCCATGAAGTCTCAGGATTACTTGGATCTTCCACCGCTAACCATGAACACAGTACCGGTCAAGATGAGTAACAACGAACAAGCAATCTATGATGAACTCAAGACTCAGCTGGTGATTTCGACCCACGGCAAACAGATCGATGCATTGAACGCGGCTAGCCTGTCCAATAAACTTTGTCAGATGGCTAATGGCTGTGTCTATGATAATCAGCAGCAGGTTGTTCAAATCCATCAACGCAAACTCGATGCTTTAGAAGATCTAATCGAAGCTGCCAACGGCAAACCCGTGCTGATAGCTTACTGGTTCAAGCATGACTTAGCGCAGATTAAACAATGCTTCAAGATTCGGGAAATTAAAGTAACCAAAGATATTCAAGACTGGAACGCTGGCAGGATTCCGCTCGCACTGATCCATCCTGCCTCTGCGGTTCACGGACTTAATCTGCAAGCTGGAGGTGCTACTTTGATCTGGTATGGACTGACCTGGAGCTTGGAGCTTTACCAGCAAACCAACGCTCGGCTCTGGCGGCAGGGTCAGCGTCAGCACGTGGTCATTCACCACATCATTACTGAAGTAACGATTGATGAAAACATCCTAGCCGCCTTGAAGCACAAGGATAAAACTCAGCTGGCACTGATTAATGCAGTGAAAGCCAACTTGAAAGGAAGTGTTTGTGTATGA
- a CDS encoding P27 family phage terminase small subunit has translation MAKDGTNRGGFRVGAGRRSKSLHDKLEAGQEATVIDLPEPANLEGHVMPPVKKYLKAKQKNGLEFDAADIFKETWEWLVERGCEKLVNTQLIEQYAVSVSRWIQCEECISKFGFLARHPTTGNAIASPYVSMSRDYMKQSSQLWFQIFQVVKENNATAYQGSTPQDDVMERLLRSRKGMN, from the coding sequence TTGGCTAAAGATGGTACGAATCGTGGCGGATTCCGGGTCGGCGCTGGGAGAAGATCTAAATCACTGCACGATAAGCTCGAAGCTGGCCAAGAAGCAACCGTCATTGATTTGCCAGAGCCAGCTAATCTGGAAGGCCACGTGATGCCGCCAGTCAAAAAGTACCTCAAAGCCAAACAAAAGAATGGGTTAGAATTTGATGCTGCCGATATTTTCAAAGAAACTTGGGAATGGCTAGTTGAACGTGGTTGCGAAAAATTAGTTAATACCCAATTAATTGAACAATATGCCGTTAGCGTCAGTCGGTGGATTCAGTGTGAAGAATGTATCTCTAAGTTCGGTTTTCTCGCCCGCCACCCCACCACTGGGAACGCAATTGCTTCACCCTACGTTTCAATGAGTCGTGACTACATGAAGCAATCGAGTCAGTTGTGGTTTCAGATTTTTCAGGTGGTTAAGGAAAACAACGCCACAGCTTACCAAGGATCAACCCCACAGGATGATGTCATGGAACGGCTCTTAAGAAGCCGGAAAGGAATGAACTAA
- a CDS encoding site-specific DNA-methyltransferase, producing the protein MKFVKKKITDLIPADYNPRKDLKPGDPDYEKLKRSMHEFGYVDPIIWNQQTGHVVGGHQRLKILQDEGIKEAECVVVNLNEDKEKALNVALNKISGDWDKDKLALLMTDLQASDLDISLTGFDEDEISDLLATEDDTHDDNFDVDSELNKPTFSKVGDLWHLGRHALLCGDATKKESCQKLLDDHQVNLVLTDPPYNVDYQSKAGKIKNDHQDDDKFYQFLLAAFQNMNTAMANDASIYVFHADTEGLNFRRAFQDAGFYLSGCCIWKKQSLVLGRSPYQWQHEPVLYGWKKDGKHEWYTGRKESTIWEFDRPKQSKEHPTMKPIPLLAYPIMNSTMSNCTVLDPFGGSGSTLIACEQTNRICYMMELDPKYCDVIVNRYIEQVDSDQKVSVERDGKSIPYSKVKKSA; encoded by the coding sequence ATGAAATTTGTCAAAAAGAAAATCACCGATTTGATTCCTGCCGATTACAATCCACGGAAAGATCTCAAACCCGGCGATCCTGATTATGAAAAACTAAAACGCTCGATGCATGAATTTGGCTATGTCGATCCAATCATTTGGAACCAACAAACCGGTCATGTAGTTGGTGGGCACCAGCGCTTAAAAATTCTCCAGGATGAAGGCATCAAAGAAGCAGAGTGCGTGGTCGTTAATCTGAATGAGGACAAAGAAAAGGCCCTTAACGTAGCTTTAAACAAAATTAGTGGTGACTGGGATAAGGACAAGTTAGCTTTACTGATGACTGACTTGCAAGCTAGTGATTTAGATATTTCATTAACTGGTTTTGATGAGGATGAAATATCTGACTTGCTTGCTACCGAAGATGATACTCATGACGACAATTTCGATGTAGATAGCGAATTGAATAAGCCAACTTTCTCTAAGGTAGGCGATCTCTGGCACTTGGGACGACATGCCCTACTGTGCGGTGATGCCACGAAAAAAGAGAGTTGTCAAAAGTTACTTGATGATCATCAAGTTAATCTTGTCCTTACCGATCCACCGTATAATGTCGATTACCAAAGCAAAGCCGGCAAGATTAAGAACGACCATCAGGATGATGATAAGTTTTACCAATTTTTACTAGCTGCTTTTCAAAATATGAATACTGCAATGGCCAATGATGCCAGCATCTATGTTTTCCATGCCGACACGGAAGGACTTAACTTCCGCCGTGCTTTCCAAGATGCTGGCTTTTATTTATCTGGTTGCTGTATCTGGAAAAAACAATCATTAGTGCTTGGTCGCTCACCCTACCAGTGGCAGCATGAACCAGTTCTATATGGCTGGAAGAAAGATGGTAAACACGAATGGTACACCGGACGAAAGGAATCTACCATCTGGGAATTTGATCGTCCAAAGCAAAGTAAGGAACACCCAACGATGAAACCAATCCCATTACTAGCCTATCCGATCATGAACTCTACTATGTCGAACTGCACGGTTCTTGATCCATTCGGCGGTTCTGGTTCGACTCTGATTGCTTGTGAACAGACTAATCGGATCTGCTACATGATGGAGCTGGATCCTAAATATTGCGATGTCATCGTCAACCGCTATATTGAACAAGTCGATTCGGATCAGAAAGTCAGTGTGGAAAGGGATGGAAAATCGATTCCTTACAGTAAGGTTAAAAAGTCGGCCTAA